The proteins below come from a single Sorghum bicolor cultivar BTx623 chromosome 4, Sorghum_bicolor_NCBIv3, whole genome shotgun sequence genomic window:
- the LOC8066428 gene encoding uncharacterized protein LOC8066428, which translates to MLLLPGRPVLPSPALPYCPSPSPSRFRPLPCTSNAPTSASTAASADATASSSFSVEEYLVNRCNLYPNVAARVAPELSAIRSPSKPDAVLAFLADALELSPPLIAVAVARDPTILTCSVPRTLAPRADELRALGFTTYQMGLIVVRCGAAAFRSRALVSSVQFWLPYLRGRVDKLVAALKGNPGLLTADLRTVKSTIALLQEEGTLTDGDVGWFALSYCSKLLVASPDEVDTVLARADEFGVPRKTRAFKDAIIAAFSATPERLAWKAAFFRDELGWTEAQVKTAAAKMPTLMTVSAERIRRNWEFLTTEVGMDAERVASFPALLRYDLEGRLVPRFQVMRVLQARRLWRGRDFNNIAAITEEDFVAKFIRPFLVQVPDLAKIYEAAVVEKEEQ; encoded by the coding sequence ATGCTCCTCCTCCCGGGGCGTCCAGTCCTCCCCTCTCCGGCGCTGCCATACTGCCCCTCGCCGTCTCCATCCCGTTTCCGTCCCCTCCCCTGCACCAGCAACGCCCCCACCTCTGCTTccaccgccgcgtccgccgACGCCACCGCCTCCTCGTCCTTCTCCGTCGAAGAATACCTCGTGAACAGGTGCAACCTCTACCCCAACGTGGCCGCGCGCGTGGCTCCGGAGCTCTCCGCCATCAGGTCTCCCTCGAAGCCCGACGCCGTGCTTGCCTTCCTCGCCGACGCGCTCGAGCTCTCCCCGCCGCTCATTGCCGTCGCAGTGGCCCGCGACCCGACGATACTCACCTGCAGCGTGCCAAGGACGCTCGCGCCGCGCGCGGACGAGCTCCGCGCGCTCGGGTTCACCACGTACCAGATGGGCCTTATCGTCGTGCGCTGCGGCGCGGCCGCGTTCCGCTCACGCGCGCTCGTCTCCAGTGTCCAGTTCTGGCTCCCGTACCTGCGTGGTCGCGTCGACAAGCTCGTCGCCGCGCTCAAGGGCAACCCGGGCCTCCTCACCGCCGATCTCCGGACGGTCAAGTCTACCATCGCGCTGCTCCAAGAGGAAGGCACCCTCACCGATGGCGACGTCGGCTGGTTCGCCCTCTCCTACTGCTCCAAGCTGCTTGTCGCGAGCCCGGACGAGGTCGACACCGTCCTGGCCCGCGCCGACGAGTTCGGCGTGCCGCGTAAGACGCGGGCGTTCAAGGACGCCATCATCGCGGCGTTCAGCGCCACTCCGGAGCGGCTCGCCTGGAAGGCCGCGTTCTTCAGGGACGAGCTCGGGTGGACGGAGGCGCAGGTGAAGACGGCGGCTGCGAAGATGCCGACGCTGATGACGGTCTCCGCGGAGCGGATCCGGAGGAACTGGGAGTTCCTGACCACGGAGGTCGGGATGGACGCGGAGCGCGTCGCCAGCTTCCCGGCGCTGCTGAGGTACGACCTGGAGGGGCGGCTCGTGCCGCGGTTCCAGGTGATGAGGGTGCTGCAGGCGCGGCGGCTGTGGCGCGGCAGGGACTTCAACAACATTGCTGCCATCACGGAGGAGGATTTCGTGGCCAAGTTCATCAGGCCGTTTCTGGTCCAAGTCCCAGACCTGGCCAAGATCTACGAGGCCGCCGTCGTGGAGAAGGAAGAACAGTAG
- the LOC8066426 gene encoding uncharacterized protein LOC8066426 has protein sequence MLRLQKYVSLRLQDHVLPLHRSASPIQLFLQRALLSTAAATSSSSGHFDAEDYLVSTCGITREQAAKAAKWMSHCKSSSNADAVLSFLTGPALGLSKADITLLVTKDPRILCCSVDNTLRIRVDRFHSYGFSAAQINTFVRVAPFSFRTFNIDEKLGFWMPLLGSPDKFLRIVRRNSYLVTSDLDKVVKTNIRMLQECGISVEEIGTMCVANPRLLTGNPDTTRAILVRANEMGVPRNTLLFRQAVTAVAGLGPETMASKLKMMAKILRCSDAEVARMVQRNPLVLTRSRERIQRACEFLTNVVGVSTKYIQDRPTILMYSLECRLVPRHYVMKVLLEKGLIRKDQSFYSMVTLSDNVFCSKFVHRHKDVLPGLADAYASACNGKLAT, from the coding sequence atgCTCCGCCTCCAGAAATACGTTTCCCTTCGCCTCCAAGACCATGTCCTTCCTCTCCACCGCTCCGCCTCCCCCATACAGCTCTTCCTCCAGCGCGCTCTCctctccaccgccgccgcgaccTCCTCGTCTTCGGGCCACTTCGACGCCGAGGACTACCTTGTCTCCACCTGCGGCATCACCCGAGAGCAAGCCGCAAAAGCCGCCAAGTGGATGTCCCACTGCAAATCGTCCTCCAACGCCGACGCAGTACTCTCCTTCCTCACCGGTCCGGCGCTTGGCCTCTCCAAGGCCGACATCACACTGCTCGTGACCAAAGACCCGCGCATCCTCTGCTGCAGCGTCGACAACACCCTGCGGATCCGCGTCGACCGCTTCCACAGCTACGGCTTCTCCGCCGCACAGATCAACACCTTCGTCCGCGTGGCCCCCTTCTCCTTCCGCACCTTCAACATCGACGAGAAGCTCGGCTTCTGGATGCCCTTACTCGGCTCGCCCGACAAGTTCCTCCGCATCGTCAGGCGTAATTCGTACCTCGTCACCTCCGACCTCGACAAGGTGGTGAAGACCAACATCCGGATGCTCCAGGAGTGCGGTATATCTGTCGAGGAAATTGGCACCATGTGCGTTGCCAACCCGAGGCTGCTCACCGGCAACCCGGACACCACCAGGGCCATCCTCGTGCGTGCTAATGAGATGGGCGTGCCCCGCAACACCCTTTTGTTCAGGCAGGCTGTGACCGCCGTGGCGGGCCTCGGCCCGGAGACCATGGCCTCTAAGCTCAAGATGATGGCCAAGATTCTCAGGTGCTCAGACGCTGAGGTTGCCAGAATGGTGCAAAGGAACCCGTTGGTGCTGACACGCTCCAGGGAGAGGATTCAGCGTGCCTGTGAGTTCCTGACCAATGTGGTCGGCGTCAGTACCAAGTACATCCAGGACAGGCCCACAATCCTGATGTACAGTTTGGAATGCCGGCTGGTGCCCCGGCATTACGTGATGAAGGTGCTCCTGGAGAAAGGATTGATCCGAAAAGATCAGAGCTTCTACTCCATGGTCACGCTTAGTGATAATGTGTTCTGCTCTAAGTTTGTACATCGTCATAAGGATGTTCTTCCTGGCCTTGCTGATGCATATGCGTCTGCCTGCAATGGGAAATTAGCCACCTGA
- the LOC8066423 gene encoding alkylated DNA repair protein alkB homolog 8, with product MILVFSTITARSLHKAIPASHSHSSNFWNKEFFSCKPTFQHLSTDNPMSPNDLLEAQDRVPAEGNHSCSSSVQSTPEIEKKYVHRVYDAIAPHFSATRFAKWPKVAGFLNSLRPGSIVLDAGCGNGKYLGFNPDCLFIGCDISPPLIEICAGRGHEVLVADAVNLPYRDDFGDAAISIAVLHHLSTDDRRRKAIEELIRVVRRGGLVLITVWAREQEDKSLLNKWTPLCEKYNEEWVEQSSPPVRSQSGTLLESIAETDEDTGVMKQTDDQLKKCHDGVEDKIIDCSNSKTDENEKNQQEYFVPWHLPFHRAEIGAASAALEIGFAKKDEKKGTVVYNRYYHVFVEGELQRLVSGIKNATIVDQFYDKSNWCIVLEKL from the exons ATGATACTAGTATTTTCGACGATAacagcaagaagccttcataaAGCCATACCTGCTTCTCATTCACATTCTTCAAACTTTTGGAACAAAGAATTCTTTAGCTGTAAGCCAACATTTCAACATCTTAGCACTGACAACCCGATGAGCCCAAATGATTTGTTGGAGGCTCAGGATAGGGTTCCTGCTGAGGGAAACCACAGTTGCTCCTCAAGTGTTCAGTCCACCCCAGAAATTGAGAAAAAGTATGTGCATCGTGTCTATGATGCTATAGCCCCCCATTTCAGTGCAACAAGATTTGCTAAATGGCCCAAGGTTGCTGGATTCTTGAATTCCTTGAGGCCTGGGTCGATTGTACTGGATGCTGGCTGTGGTAATGGCAAGTATTTGGGCTTCAACCCTGATTGTTTATTCATAGGATGTGATATAAGCCCACCGCTTATTGAGATATGTGCTGGGAGAGGGCATGAGGTGTTGGTTGCTGATGCTGTCAACCTCCCATACAGGGATGATTTTGGTGATGCAGCAATTTCAATTGCTGTGTTGCATCATTTGAGTACTGATGATAGACGGAGGAAGGCCATAGAAGAGCTCATACGTGTTGTTCGGAGAGGTGGTCTGGTGCTCATAACAGTCTGGGCTAGGGAGCAGGAAGACAAGTCATTGCTTAACAAGTGGACTCCCCTCTGTGAGAAATATAATGAAGAGTGGGTTGAACAGAGCAGTCCTCCAGTACGTAGTCAATCTGGAACTCTTCTGGAAAGCATTGCAGAAACTGATGAAGACACTGGTGTAATGAAGCAAACAGATGACCAATTGAAAAAATGTCATGATGGGGTGGAGGATAAGATCATTGACTGTAGTAATTCAAAGACTGATGAAAATGAGAAAAACCAGCAGGAGTACTTTGTTCCATGGCATCTACCATTTCACCGAGCTGAAATTGGTGCTGCATCTGCTGCTCTGGAGATTGGATTTGCAAAGAAAGATGAGAAGAAGGGTACAGTGGTCTACAATCGTTATTATCATGTTTTTGTTGAAGGAGAACTTCAAAG ATTGGTTTCTGGCATAAAGAATGCTACTATTGTTGACCAGTTCTATGACAAATCCAACTGGTGCATTGTTCTCGAGAAGCTTTGA
- the LOC110434933 gene encoding membrane-anchored ubiquitin-fold protein 3 isoform X2 has protein sequence MAGGKEPIEVRFRLFDGTDIGPTKYDPSTTVSSLKEFILARWPQDKDVAPKTVNDLKLINAGRILENNRTLAESRVPVGEVPGGVITMHVVVRPPQADKNKKQLANSPKQNRCGCTIL, from the exons ATGGCCGGCGGGAAGGAGCCGATCGAGGTCAGGTTCCGGCTCTTCGACGGCACGGACATCGGGCCTACCAAGTACGATCCCTCCACCACAGTCTCCTCGCTCAAGGAGTTCATCCTCGCTCGGTGGCCACAAG ATAAGGATGTAGCTCCAAAAACTGTTAACGACTTGAAGCTTATCAATGCTGGAAGGATATTGGAGAATAACCGGACACTTGCAGAGTCCCGTGTTCCAGTAGGAGAGGTCCCAGGAGGTGTAATTACAATGCATGTGGTAGTGCGACCTCCACAAGCTGACAAAAATA AGAAGCAGCTTGCCAACTCTCCCAAGCAGAACAGATGTGGATGCACCATTCTCTGA
- the LOC8066424 gene encoding ATP synthase delta chain, chloroplastic has protein sequence MAALRLASFTLRPAAAAAASASSGATPAAPRSASFARAARGLPSLRLAPPRRRGDLVRPRAEAAADSYASALSEVAVENGTLEQTVSDLEKLQKIFADETVAEFFDNPTVPREEKTALIDEIAKSYELQPHVVNFINVVVDNFRATILPEIVVEFENIFNSLTGTEVATVTSVVQLESQDLAQIAQHVQKMTGAKNVRLKTQLDPELIAGFTVQYGRDGSSLIDMSVRKQIEEITSEFELPDVPLEV, from the coding sequence ATGGCCGCGCTCCGCCTCGCCTCCTTCACCCTccgacccgccgccgccgccgcggcgtccGCCTCCTCCGGCGCGACCCCCGCGGCGCCCCGGTCCGCCTCCTTCGCCCGCGCGGCGCGGGGGCTACCCTCCCTCCGCCTGGCCCCGCCCCGCCGCCGCGGGGACCTCGTCAGGCCCCGCGCCGAGGCAGCGGCGGATAGCTACGCGTCCGCGCTGTCGGAGGTGGCCGTCGAGAACGGCACCCTCGAGCAGACGGTCTCCGACCTGGAGAAGCTGCAGAAGATCTTCGCCGACGAGACCGTCGCCGAGTTCTTCGACAATCCCACCGTCCCGCGCGAGGAGAAGACCGCGCTCATCGACGAGATCGCCAAGTCGTACGAGCTGCAGCCGCACGTCGTCAACTTCATCAACGTCGTCGTCGACAACTTCCGCGCGACGATCTTGccggagatcgtcgtcgagttCGAGAACATCTTCAACTCGCTCACGGGCACCGAGGTCGCCACCGTCACCTCCGTCGTGCAGCTCGAGTCGCAGGACCTCGCGCAGATCGCGCAGCACGTCCAGAAGATGACCGGCGCCAAGAACGTCCGCCTCAAGACACAGCTCGACCCGGAGCTCATCGCCGGCTTCACCGTGCAGTACGGCCGCGACGGCTCCAGCTTAATCGACATGAGCGTCCGGAAGCAGATCGAGGAAATCACGTCCGAGTTCGAGTTGCCCGACGTCCCGCTCGAAGTCTGA
- the LOC8075700 gene encoding pentatricopeptide repeat-containing protein At4g39620, chloroplastic gives MLACSSTSTPWPQRQPPSPCPVAGGAAPRHVALAARGKRRGAGAAGEEGVDEAAEAAELVRSVLRRTAGGKERLVPVLDRHVRGVRTEHCFLLFEELGRRDAWLQCLEVFRWMQKQRWYVADNGIYSKLISVMGRKGQIRMAMWLFSQMRNSGCKPDTSVYNSLIGAHLHSRDKSKALAKALGYFEKMKCIARCQPTIVTYNILLRAFAQAGDTKQVDILFKDLDESVVSPDIYTYNGVLDAYGKNGMIKEMESVLLRMKSKQCRPDVITFNILIDSYGRKQIFDKMEQVFKSLLRSKERPTHPTFNSMITNYGKARLREKAEYVVKKMEELGYKPNYVTQECLIMMYAHCDCVSKARQVFDELVSSQNKVQLSSLNSMLDAYCMNGLHTEADQLLDTALQKCVVPNGSTYKLLYKAYTRANDKVLVQKLLKRMNKQGIVPNKKFFLDALEAFGTSERKPRTSPAINSASKLGADSAGDSESGTSNKPEVSVWQVAAT, from the exons ATGCTTGCCTGCTCAAGCACATCAACACCATGGCCGCAGCGGCAGCCGCCGTCCCCGTGCCCAGTCGCGGGCGGCGCCGCCCCGCGCCATGTGGCACTCGCGGCCAGGGGCAAGCGGCGGGGTGCGGGCGCCGCCGGAGAGGAGGGGGTGGACGAGGCGGCGGAGGCAGCGGAGCTGGTGCGCTCGGTGCTGCGGAGGACGGCCGGCGGCAAGGAGCGGCTGGTGCCGGTGCTGGACCGCCACGTGCGGGGGGTCCGCACCGAGCACTGCTTCCTCCTCTTCGAGGAGCTCGGCCGCCGCGATGCCTGGCTCCAGTGCCTTGAG GTTTTCAGATGGATGCAGAAACAACGGTGGTATGTTGCTGACAACGGCATCTACTCCAAGTTAATATCTGTGATGGGAAGGAAAGGCCAGATACGGATGGCAATGTGGTTGTTCTCTCAGATGCGGAACAGCGGGTGCAAGCCGGACACTTCTGTATATAACTCTCTTATCGGCGCACATCTGCATTCACGGGACAAGAGTAAGGCTTTGGCCAAAGCTCTTGGATATTTTGAGAAGATGAAGTGTATAGCGAGATGCCAACCGACTATTGTGACCTACAACATTCTTCTAAGGGCTTTTGCACAGGCTGGTGACACAAAGCAGGTAGACATCTTGTTCAAGGATCTGGATGAAAGTGTAGTCTCCCCTGACATATATACTTACAATGGAGTGCTTGACGCATACGGGAAGAATGGCATGATCAAAGAGATGGAATCTGTGTTGCTGCGGATGAAAAGCAAGCAATGCCGTCCAGATGTGATCACATTCAATATACTCATAGATTCATATGGGCGAAAGCAGATATTTGATAAGATGGAGCAGGTGTTCAAGAGCCTACTGCGATCAAAGGAGAGGCCTACACACCCGACGTTTAATTCCATGATAACAAATTATGGGAAAGCAAGGCTCAGAGAGAAAGCAGAGTATGTGgttaagaagatggaagaatTGGGATACAAACCAAACTATGTGACACAAGAATGCCTCATCATGATGTATGCTCATTGTGATTGTGTCTCAAAGGCCCGGCAAGTGTTTGATGAGCTTGTGAGCTCACAAAACAAAGTGCAACTTTCTTCGTTGAACTCGATGCTTGATGCCTACTGCATGAACGGCTTGCACACAGAAGCAGATCAGCTGCTGGATACTGCACTGCAGAAATGTGTTGTGCCCAATGGTTCGACCTACAAGCTGCTCTACAAGGCCTACACCAGGGCAAACGATAAGGTACTAGTGCAGAAGTTGCTCAAGAGAATGAATAAACAGGGGATTGTCCCGAATAAAAAGTTCTTCCTGGATGCTTTGGAAGCATTTGGCACCTCTGAGAGGAAACCCAGGACATCACCAGCCATAAACTCTGCAAGCAAACTAGGTGCAGATTCTGCTGGTGATTCAGAATCAGGTACTTCTAACAAGCCAGAGGTAAGCGTTTGGCAAGTAGCTGCTACATAA
- the LOC110434933 gene encoding membrane-anchored ubiquitin-fold protein 3 isoform X1 — translation MAGGKEPIEVRFRLFDGTDIGPTKYDPSTTVSSLKEFILARWPQDKDVAPKTVNDLKLINAGRILENNRTLAESRVPVGEVPGGVITMHVVVRPPQADKNSEKQLANSPKQNRCGCTIL, via the exons ATGGCCGGCGGGAAGGAGCCGATCGAGGTCAGGTTCCGGCTCTTCGACGGCACGGACATCGGGCCTACCAAGTACGATCCCTCCACCACAGTCTCCTCGCTCAAGGAGTTCATCCTCGCTCGGTGGCCACAAG ATAAGGATGTAGCTCCAAAAACTGTTAACGACTTGAAGCTTATCAATGCTGGAAGGATATTGGAGAATAACCGGACACTTGCAGAGTCCCGTGTTCCAGTAGGAGAGGTCCCAGGAGGTGTAATTACAATGCATGTGGTAGTGCGACCTCCACAAGCTGACAAAAATAGTG AGAAGCAGCTTGCCAACTCTCCCAAGCAGAACAGATGTGGATGCACCATTCTCTGA
- the LOC8066427 gene encoding transcription termination factor MTERF2, chloroplastic produces the protein MPLIIFSAAAPVAVVSLLRTRTRSSLRLTVTRAAATSTTATPAPAPASTFAVEDYLVASCHLTPPQALKASKSLAHLKSASNADAVLAFLEDLGLSPKEVAAVVASNPRVLCARIDRSLAPISGELRALGLSPSQIARLAQIAGRYFLCRSFVSKVRFWLPLFGSPERLLQASDWNYWLLSSDLEKVVEPNVAFLKKCGLSAGDIAKLLVAAPRLVTMPPEYVQDAVRRATQLGVAPGSQMFRHALSTAGCIGQEKVDSKVAVLKETLGWSQEEVNLAISKAPRILVASEERLRRNAEFLLNEVGLPPQYIARRSVLLMYSLERRIVPRHVVLTVLKEKGLVEQDRCFFNVVAPTEEKFFEKFVAPYEESIPGLADTYDSACMGKVTRGL, from the coding sequence ATGCCTCTCATCATCTTCTCCGCCGCCGCTCCCGTCGCCGTCGTCTCCCTGCTCCGCACCCGCACCCGCTCCAGCCTCCGCCTCACCGTCACACGCGCAGCCGCCACGAGCACAACCGCCAccccggctccggctccggcgagcacCTTCGCCGTCGAGGACTACCTCGTCGCCAGCTGCCACCTCACCCCACCGCAGGCGCTCAAGGCATCCAAGAGCCTCGCGCACCTCAAGTCCGCCTCCAACGCGGACGCCGTGCTCGCCTTCCTCGAGGACCTCGGGCTCTCCCCCAAGGAGGTGGCCGCCGTGGTGGCCTCCAACCCGCGCGTCCTCTGCGCTCGCATCGACCGCTCCCTGGCTCCTATCTCCGGGGAGCTCCGCGCGCTCGGCCTCTCCCCGTCCCAGATCGCGCGCCTCGCGCAGATCGCTGGCCGCTACTTCCTCTGCCGCAGCTTCGTCTCCAAGGTACGGTTCTGGCTCCCGCTCTTCGGCTCCCCCGAGCGGCTGCTCCAGGCCAGCGACTGGAACTACTGGCTCCTCAGCTCCGACCTCgagaaggtggtcgagcccAACGTCGCCTTCCTCAAGAAGTGCGGCCTCAGCGCGGGCGACATCGCCAAGCTGCtcgtggccgcgccgcggcTCGTCACCATGCCCCCGGAGTACGTCCAGGACGCCGTGCGGCGCGCCACGCAGCTCGGCGTGGCGCCGGGCTCCCAGATGTTCCGCCACGCGCTCTCCACCGCGGGATGTATCGGCCAGGAGAAAGTTGACTCCAAGGTCGCCGTCCTCAAGGAGACGCTCGGTTGGTCGCAGGAGGAGGTGAACCTGGCCATCAGTAAGGCACCGCGGATCCTGGTTGCATCCGAGGAGAGGCTGCGCCGGAACGCGGAGTTCCTGCTCAACGAGGTCGGGCTGCCGCCGCAGTACATCGCCCGCCGTTCGGTCCTTCTCATGTACAGCCTCGAGAGGCGGATAGTGCCCCGGCACGTCGTGCTGACGGTTCTCAAAGAGAAGGGGTTGGTTGAGCAAGACCGGTGCTTCTTCAACGTGGTGGCGCCAACAGAAGAGAAATTCTTTGAGAAATTCGTTGCTCCTTATGAGGAATCCATCCCTGGTCTTGCTGATACTTATGATTCTGCTTGTATGGGGAAAGTGACCCGGGGTCTATGA
- the LOC8066425 gene encoding transcription termination factor MTERF2, chloroplastic, whose product MLHLKRRLFSALRAAVPLPPASLHRICLSTTASATPPAGFLAEDYLVASCGLTLAQARKASKYMNHLSSPVRPDAVRAFLVSIGLTEADVVAAVVSYPILLCSKVDETLTPRVAQLREIGLSPPQISRLITVAPEILASSVKMSRLAFYISFLGSYDKVHSALKNCYYLLRQDLETVVRPNIAFLRQCGLTNYDIGHHCLLRSRILLAEPQRVKEIAVRAEELGVSCNSMAFKHALVTVYSLSAGRLNAKLSFLKNVIGCSEAELGNLVCKAPAILAHSESKLGRTLEFLKMEVGLEPSYVLNRPALISYSIERRLMPRHYVIRILKAKGLLSKEIDFYGAVCITEEKFLEKFILPYNKSFPGLIDAYAAACRGRVTLEL is encoded by the coding sequence aTGCTCCACCTCAAACGGCGCCTCTTCTCGGCTCTCCGCGCCGCGGTTCCACTCCCTCCCGCCTCCCTCCACCGCATCTGCCTCTCCACCACCGCCTCCGCCACACCACCGGCCGGATTCCTCGCCGAGGACTACCTCGTCGCCAGCTGCGGCCTCACGCTAGCGCAAGCCCGGAAGGCATCCAAGTACATGAACCACCTCAGTTCCCCCGTCAGGCCGGACGCTGTGCGCGCCTTCCTCGTCAGCATCGGCCTTACCGAAGCCGATGTCGTTGCCGCAGTCGTGAGCTACCCGATTCTCCTCTGCTCCAAGGTAGACGAAACCCTAACCCCGCGCGTTGCCCAGCTACGCGAAATCGGCCTCTCACCTCCCCAGATCTCCCGTCTCATTACCGTTGCCCCTGAAATCTTGGCTAGCTCCGTCAAGATGTCTCGTCTCGCCTTTTACATCTCGTTTTTGGGATCCTACGACAAGGTGCACTCCGCCCTAAAGAACTGCTACTACCTGCTCCGTCAAGACCTTGAGACTGTGGTCAGGCCCAACATAGCATTCCTGCGCCAGTGCGGCCTAACTAACTATGATATTGGCCATCACTGTTTGCTGCGCTCGAGGATCCTCCTAGCAGAGCCACAGCGTGTGAAGGAAATTGCTGTGCGTGCTGAGGAGCTTGGGGTGTCATGCAACTCTATGGCGTTCAAGCATGCCCTGGTCACCGTCTACAGCTTAAGCGCAGGGAGGCTGAATGCAAAGCTCAGTTTCCTGAAGAATGTTATTGGATGCTCTGAGGCTGAGCTGGGCAATCTGGTGTGCAAGGCGCCTGCAATTCTAGCACATTCAGAGAGTAAGCTAGGTCGCACTTTGGAGTTTCTGAAGATGGAGGTTGGATTGGAGCCGTCATATGTACTGAACAGACCGGCACTTATCAGTTATAGCATTGAGAGACGGCTAATGCCCCGGCATTATGTAATAAGGATTCTGAAGGCAAAGGGATTGTTGAGCAAAGAGATTGACTTTTACGGCGCGGTCTGTATAACAGAGGAGAAATTTTTGGAAAAGTTCATTCTCCCTTATAACAAGAGTTTTCCAGGGCTAATAGATGCTTATGCTGCTGCTTGCAGAGGCCGAGTAACCCTCGAACTATAA